The following coding sequences lie in one Lolium perenne isolate Kyuss_39 chromosome 2, Kyuss_2.0, whole genome shotgun sequence genomic window:
- the LOC127334785 gene encoding uncharacterized protein isoform X1 has translation MMDIAADTPQGVDPIQSTTFVVSKRLRCSTTSTDPVYKALDADNTSFSQGRLHPLDNEVLLEEILLRLPPKPSSLPQASLVCTLWRSILSDPRFLKRFRKHHHKPPLLGFFVGYTGSKHNFVPVMDTKPDRISAARFCVPKSSRDFLGCRHGLAVFIKWLRETVVWDPLTGQQQRVPFPPGLGNAETDTFWDWHAAVLCVDAEDGHVHGDCFSSTFKLVLTCGGDTQASACLYESKSGAWGNIASTPTTNEIIRIRPSVLIRNALFWLLCEGDILAFDIESQSLDVIEKPVDAHGTEVAYSFQLLRTNDSGLGFASMSNLGIQLWKRSSNSDNVVGWVLQSKVIQLEGLFPKGMPSDHKMAAMVGYDEESNAIILATYIGDFMLQFDSIQFIRISKRNCWSSKLYYPYRNFYTAGNPSSSRANRFIPVTIGRGVGWKLMDQKL, from the exons ATGATGGATATAGCTGCTGATACTCCCCAAGG GGTCGATCCCATTCAAAGCACGACCTTTGTGGTTTCCAAGAGGCTGCGGTGTTCTACAACGTCAACCGACCCAGTATACAAGGCCCTCGATGCCGACAATACTAGTTTCTCGCAGGGGAGGTTGCACCCGCTAGACAATGAGGTTCTCTTGGAGGAGATCCTACTCCGTCTCCCTCCAAAGCCATCCTCCCTCCCGCAGGCCTCCCTTGTTTGCACACTCTGGCGCAGCATCCTCTCCGATCCCAGGTTTCTCAAACGCTTCCGGAAACACCACCACAAGCCTCCTCTGTTGGGCTTCTTTGTAGGGTATACTGGCAGTAAACACAACTTCGTTCCTGTCATGGACACAAAGCCTGACCGCATCTCTGCTGCACGCTTCTGCGTGCCCAAGAGTAGCAGGGATTTCCTCGGCTGCCGGCATGGGCTCGCTGTCTTTATCAAGTGGCTGCGCGAGACCGTTGTATGGGATCCCCTCACCGGGCAGCAGCAACGCGTGCCTTTTCCACCAGGGCTTGGCAATGCCGAAACTGACACTTTCTGGGACTGGCACGCAGCGGTTCTGTGTGTTGATGCTGAAGATGGGCATGTGCATGGCGATTGCTTCTCGAGCACGTTTAAGTTAGTTTTGACGTGTGGTGGAGACACACAAGCGTCCGCTTGCCTCTACGAGTCGAAGTCTGGTGCATGGGGAAATATTGCATCAACGCCGACTACAAATGAGATTATTCGGATAAGGCCCAGTGTCCTCATTAGGAATGCACTTTTCTGGTTGTTATGTGAAGGTGACATTCTTGCGTTTGATATTGAAAGCCAAAGTCTTGATGTGATCGAGAAGCCGGTGGATGCCCATGGTACCGAAGTCGCCTATTCCTTCCAGCTCTTACGGACAAATGATAGTGGCCTTGGCTTCGCAAGCATGTCGAATCTGGGCATCCAATTGTGGAAGAGGAGCTCCAACTCTGATAACGTTGTTGGATGGGTGCTGCAGTCAAAAGTCATTCAACTAGAGGGACTCTTTCCAAAAGGAATGCCTAGCGACCACAAGATGGCAGCGATGGTGGGGTATGACGAGGAGTCAAATGCGATTATTCTGGCTACCTATATTGGTGACTTCATGCTTCAATTTGATTCGATCCAGTTCATTAGAATTTCCAAAAGAAATTGCTGGAGTAGCAAACTGTATTATCCTTACAGAAATTTCTATACTGCAGGTAATCCATCTTCCTCACGTGCAAACAGATTCATTCCAGTTACTATTG GCAGGGGAGTTGGGTGGAAATTGATGGATCAGAAACTCTGA
- the LOC127334785 gene encoding uncharacterized protein isoform X2 produces the protein MMDIAADTPQGVDPIQSTTFVVSKRLRCSTTSTDPVYKALDADNTSFSQGRLHPLDNEVLLEEILLRLPPKPSSLPQASLVCTLWRSILSDPRFLKRFRKHHHKPPLLGFFVGYTGSKHNFVPVMDTKPDRISAARFCVPKSSRDFLGCRHGLAVFIKWLRETVVWDPLTGQQQRVPFPPGLGNAETDTFWDWHAAVLCVDAEDGHVHGDCFSSTFKLVLTCGGDTQASACLYESKSGAWGNIASTPTTNEIIRIRPSVLIRNALFWLLCEGDILAFDIESQSLDVIEKPVDAHGTEVAYSFQLLRTNDSGLGFASMSNLGIQLWKRSSNSDNVVGWVLQSKVIQLEGLFPKGMPSDHKMAAMVGYDEESNAIILATYIGDFMLQFDSIQFIRISKRNCWSSKLYYPYRNFYTAGRGVGWKLMDQKL, from the exons ATGATGGATATAGCTGCTGATACTCCCCAAGG GGTCGATCCCATTCAAAGCACGACCTTTGTGGTTTCCAAGAGGCTGCGGTGTTCTACAACGTCAACCGACCCAGTATACAAGGCCCTCGATGCCGACAATACTAGTTTCTCGCAGGGGAGGTTGCACCCGCTAGACAATGAGGTTCTCTTGGAGGAGATCCTACTCCGTCTCCCTCCAAAGCCATCCTCCCTCCCGCAGGCCTCCCTTGTTTGCACACTCTGGCGCAGCATCCTCTCCGATCCCAGGTTTCTCAAACGCTTCCGGAAACACCACCACAAGCCTCCTCTGTTGGGCTTCTTTGTAGGGTATACTGGCAGTAAACACAACTTCGTTCCTGTCATGGACACAAAGCCTGACCGCATCTCTGCTGCACGCTTCTGCGTGCCCAAGAGTAGCAGGGATTTCCTCGGCTGCCGGCATGGGCTCGCTGTCTTTATCAAGTGGCTGCGCGAGACCGTTGTATGGGATCCCCTCACCGGGCAGCAGCAACGCGTGCCTTTTCCACCAGGGCTTGGCAATGCCGAAACTGACACTTTCTGGGACTGGCACGCAGCGGTTCTGTGTGTTGATGCTGAAGATGGGCATGTGCATGGCGATTGCTTCTCGAGCACGTTTAAGTTAGTTTTGACGTGTGGTGGAGACACACAAGCGTCCGCTTGCCTCTACGAGTCGAAGTCTGGTGCATGGGGAAATATTGCATCAACGCCGACTACAAATGAGATTATTCGGATAAGGCCCAGTGTCCTCATTAGGAATGCACTTTTCTGGTTGTTATGTGAAGGTGACATTCTTGCGTTTGATATTGAAAGCCAAAGTCTTGATGTGATCGAGAAGCCGGTGGATGCCCATGGTACCGAAGTCGCCTATTCCTTCCAGCTCTTACGGACAAATGATAGTGGCCTTGGCTTCGCAAGCATGTCGAATCTGGGCATCCAATTGTGGAAGAGGAGCTCCAACTCTGATAACGTTGTTGGATGGGTGCTGCAGTCAAAAGTCATTCAACTAGAGGGACTCTTTCCAAAAGGAATGCCTAGCGACCACAAGATGGCAGCGATGGTGGGGTATGACGAGGAGTCAAATGCGATTATTCTGGCTACCTATATTGGTGACTTCATGCTTCAATTTGATTCGATCCAGTTCATTAGAATTTCCAAAAGAAATTGCTGGAGTAGCAAACTGTATTATCCTTACAGAAATTTCTATACTGCAG GCAGGGGAGTTGGGTGGAAATTGATGGATCAGAAACTCTGA